In the Blautia coccoides genome, GCGCCAAATATTCCTGCGGATTTTCTATTTTCCTGGTTTCCTCTATAATTGTAGATGAAAGATATTTAGACTATTTCACTACAATTACGGAGGATAGGTTATGACAACTACTCGCAAAGCCCGTGTTCCGATGGCGGAACAGATCCGGCTTATCAATGAATGCCGCCAAAGCGGCATGACAGATGCTGACTGGTGTCGTGAAAACGATATCGCAGTAAGCACTTTTTATAACTGGGTCAGCCGCTGCAGAAAAGCAGCAGCGGATCAGATCCCGGCACCGAATTATGGTCATTGTGGGATCGCGCATTCAAAACAGGATGTGGTTCCCATTGACATTGTTTCGGATCACCTTCCAGAACAGCATATAGCATCGCAGATGCACCAAACGAACCTTGACAATTCACATACGATTGAAGTGTCCATGAATAATGTAACAATCCGCATCAGCAATGATGCCGATCCTGCCCTGCTCACCAGGACACTCCGCCTGATCCGGGAGACCTCATGTTAGGTGATATCTCCGGCCTCGAAAAAATCTACATTGTCTGCGGCTATACCGATATGCGCAAATCGATCGATGGTCTCTGTGCCATTATCGAAGACCAGCTTAAGATGGATCCGACATCCAGTGCGCTCTTCCTGTTCTGTGGAAGAAGACGGGACAGGATCAAAGCTCTGTTCCATGAACCGGAT is a window encoding:
- the tnpA gene encoding IS66 family insertion sequence element accessory protein TnpA translates to MTTTRKARVPMAEQIRLINECRQSGMTDADWCRENDIAVSTFYNWVSRCRKAAADQIPAPNYGHCGIAHSKQDVVPIDIVSDHLPEQHIASQMHQTNLDNSHTIEVSMNNVTIRISNDADPALLTRTLRLIRETSC
- the tnpB gene encoding IS66 family insertion sequence element accessory protein TnpB (TnpB, as the term is used for proteins encoded by IS66 family insertion elements, is considered an accessory protein, since TnpC, encoded by a neighboring gene, is a DDE family transposase.), encoding MLGDISGLEKIYIVCGYTDMRKSIDGLCAIIEDQLKMDPTSSALFLFCGRRRDRIKALFHEPDGFVLVYKRLSIRGGYQWPRKQSEVRNLSWREFDWLMSGIDIDQPKALKAE